One window of the Triticum dicoccoides isolate Atlit2015 ecotype Zavitan chromosome 3B, WEW_v2.0, whole genome shotgun sequence genome contains the following:
- the LOC119277287 gene encoding probable F-box protein At5g04010, with the protein MRDDGATTMPPRPAPSRPPPWEALSLVANFLDAASLAAASCVSTSWHAAFSDDHLWARLCRCQYPSAIGLLPLSDSSVNAGDRCSSPHRGLFALFHSAASRGRSLPAPRLSLADVTFAIDLFAAGGKNTLSFAVAACDAGVKKATGGVFQFAVDVSDRNAVAGPGEHWSVRWTAVRTGLGVAPAAIVMMDAKVPASRAGALGSGVRGEAWATEALPAPGCGGGKLEAEVVVEVSGEERLVEKVRLGVLLDCRYVSVDEGLRYLQHFLL; encoded by the coding sequence ATGCGCGACGACGGAGCGACGACAATGCCGCCACGGCCGGCGCCATCTCGGCCTCCTCCGTGGGAGGCGCTCTCCCTCGTGGCCAACTTCCTTGATGCCGCGTCCCTTGCCGCGGCTTCCTGCGTCTCCACCTCCTGGCACGCCGCCTTCTCCGACGACCACCTCTGGGCGCGGCTCTGCCGCTGCCAATACCCCTCCGccatcggcctcctccccttgtccgACAGCAGCGTCAATGCCGGCGACCGATGCTCCTCGCCGCACCGCGGCCTCTTCGCGCTGTTCCACTCCGCCGCCTCCCGTGGCCGCTCGCTCCCAGCGCCTCGCCTGTCCCTCGCGGACGTCACATTCGCCATCGACCTCTTCGCGGCAGGCGGAAAGAACACGCTCTCGTTCGCCGTCGCTGCGTGCGACGCCGGCGTCAAGAAGGCCACCGGCGGCGTGTTCCAGTTCGCGGTGGACGTGAGTGACCGTAACGCTGTGGCCGGGCCGGGCGAGCACTGGAGCGTGCGGTGGACGGCCGTTCGGACGGGGCTCGGGGTCGCGCCTGCGGCGATCGTGATGATGGACGCCAAGGTGCCGGCATCGAGGGCCGGAGCGCTCGGCTCTGGCGTGAGGGGGGAGGCTTGGGCCACCGAGGCGCTGCCCGCGCCGGGATGTGGCGGGGGGAAGCTGGAGGCTGAGGTCGTGGTCGAGGTGAGCGGAGAGGAGAGGCTGGTGGAGAAGGTTAGGCTCGGGGTGTTGTTGGATTGCAGGTACGTGAGCGTCGACGAGGGGCTAAGATACTTGCAGCATTTCCTGTTGTAA